In one window of Allorhodopirellula heiligendammensis DNA:
- a CDS encoding SPFH domain-containing protein, whose protein sequence is MLYTHDAGFASLHHQNEGIQMGLFDMIRSELIDIIEWIDDSHHTLMWRFPRHGNEIKNGAQLIVRPGQVAVFVYQGEIADVYPPGHYELTTANMPVMTTLQSWKYGFESPFKAEVYFVSTRQLTDLKWGTPNPIMLRDPEFGPIRIRAFGTYTLKAVDPKALLQEVVGTNGEFGADDVNTLMRSVIQSTFADLIGSSQIAALDLASNYEQLAGKLREKVVERIDDEYGLDCPQLFIVNISFPESVEKALDTRTSMGVLGDLNRYQQYQMGQAMTSAAESGGRGGASEGLGLGLGMAMANRMMPGMGAAAGSAAPPPPPTDAWYVAAGGQTKGPFTSDQIRSGVTSGEVNGETMVWSAGMAAWSAAATVPALSNLLSSATPPPPPPAP, encoded by the coding sequence ATGCTTTATACTCATGACGCCGGTTTCGCCTCTCTACACCATCAAAACGAAGGAATCCAAATGGGATTGTTTGACATGATTCGATCCGAGTTGATCGATATCATCGAATGGATCGACGATTCACACCACACTCTGATGTGGCGATTCCCCCGGCACGGCAACGAGATTAAGAACGGGGCTCAATTGATTGTGCGGCCCGGCCAAGTTGCCGTGTTCGTATACCAGGGCGAAATTGCGGATGTCTATCCACCCGGCCACTACGAGTTGACCACCGCCAACATGCCGGTCATGACCACACTCCAGAGCTGGAAATACGGCTTTGAGAGCCCTTTCAAGGCAGAGGTGTACTTCGTCAGCACACGGCAACTGACGGATTTGAAATGGGGCACGCCCAACCCGATTATGCTGCGTGACCCTGAATTTGGTCCCATCCGGATTCGCGCCTTCGGCACTTACACGCTCAAAGCCGTGGACCCGAAGGCGCTCCTGCAAGAGGTTGTCGGTACCAACGGCGAATTCGGCGCTGACGATGTCAACACGCTGATGCGATCGGTCATTCAAAGCACATTCGCGGATTTGATCGGTAGCTCACAAATCGCGGCCCTGGACCTGGCGAGCAATTACGAGCAACTCGCAGGCAAACTGCGCGAAAAGGTTGTCGAGCGGATTGATGATGAGTACGGGCTGGATTGCCCACAACTTTTCATCGTCAATATCTCCTTTCCTGAATCGGTCGAAAAGGCACTCGATACACGCACGAGCATGGGAGTGCTGGGCGACCTGAACCGCTACCAGCAATACCAAATGGGCCAAGCCATGACGTCGGCCGCCGAGAGCGGTGGCAGAGGTGGGGCATCGGAAGGACTCGGACTCGGACTCGGCATGGCCATGGCCAACCGCATGATGCCTGGGATGGGTGCAGCGGCTGGTTCTGCGGCTCCACCGCCACCACCCACCGACGCATGGTACGTCGCCGCAGGCGGGCAGACCAAAGGGCCGTTCACCAGCGACCAAATCCGCTCTGGAGTCACCAGCGGCGAAGTGAATGGGGAAACGATGGTCTGGTCGGCTGGAATGGCAGCCTGGTCCGCCGCGGCCACGGTCCCCGCCCTAAGCAATTTACTCAGTTCGGCCACGCCCCCCCCTCCGCCACCCGCTCCCTAG
- a CDS encoding TIGR03960 family B12-binding radical SAM protein has protein sequence MINHTLKRKLESRILPYVQMPAQYVGGERNIVVKDHTGLRGRLAIGFPDAYTIGMSHHGLQVLYSLINRREDWCAERVFTPWPDMEAKLREHGVPLYTLETFTPLSEFDVIGLSLQYEISSPNVLTMIDLGGIALHAEDRTMADPLLVAGGPCCQNPEPMADYFDVMITGDGEPALPEICDAWVELRDAARGADGSFASGAEGRRQRSDALAKIAASLEFAYVPRFYTPEYVDDRIAAISRTRDDVPETIAPSVISDLDGIPLPTAPIVPYVKCVHDRIAIEIMRGCPHLCRFCQSTVIKRPLRIREVDTIVDAALESYRNTGYNEISVLSLSSSDYPHFEPLIRRLHDVFRPLGVNITVPSLRVNDQLRSLPELIGSDRRRSLTLAPEVARDDMREQIRKKIKNSDLIDGCRAAFQNGFESVKLYFMCGLPGERQVDLDGIVDLAEAIATVGKEVNGRNARVTASVSNFVPKAHTPYQWNGMQSREYFQWAHQYLYSRRQIRSVNIKCHDIETSLLEGVLSRGDRRTGKAIRLAWERGARMDGWTEHLDPQRWWTAIADAGLDVDAIVHQKYELLHKLPWDHVNVKFGRAYLEKEQTRANIQLADMAGAV, from the coding sequence ATGATCAATCATACGCTCAAACGCAAGCTCGAATCGCGCATTCTGCCGTACGTTCAGATGCCTGCCCAATACGTGGGCGGCGAACGCAATATCGTGGTCAAGGACCATACGGGTCTGCGGGGACGACTGGCGATTGGATTTCCCGATGCCTACACGATCGGCATGAGCCATCACGGACTGCAGGTGCTCTACTCGCTGATCAATCGCCGGGAGGATTGGTGCGCTGAACGCGTATTCACACCGTGGCCCGATATGGAGGCGAAACTTCGCGAGCATGGGGTGCCGCTCTACACGCTCGAAACCTTCACGCCGCTGAGCGAGTTCGACGTGATCGGATTGTCGCTGCAATACGAAATCAGCTCACCCAACGTGTTGACCATGATCGACCTAGGAGGAATTGCCTTGCATGCCGAAGATCGCACGATGGCGGACCCGTTGCTGGTCGCCGGTGGCCCGTGCTGCCAGAACCCCGAGCCGATGGCGGATTACTTCGATGTGATGATCACCGGTGACGGAGAACCTGCATTGCCGGAGATCTGTGATGCTTGGGTGGAGCTCCGAGACGCTGCGCGCGGCGCCGACGGCAGTTTCGCCAGCGGTGCCGAGGGGCGTCGCCAACGTAGCGATGCGTTAGCAAAAATCGCCGCGAGTCTAGAGTTTGCGTATGTCCCGCGATTCTATACACCTGAGTACGTCGATGACCGCATCGCCGCAATCTCACGCACTCGCGATGACGTCCCTGAAACGATCGCCCCGAGTGTCATCTCGGATCTCGATGGCATCCCACTACCGACGGCGCCGATCGTTCCCTATGTCAAATGTGTTCACGATCGCATCGCCATCGAGATCATGCGTGGCTGTCCCCACCTCTGCCGGTTCTGCCAAAGCACCGTGATCAAACGACCGCTGCGGATTCGCGAAGTCGACACGATTGTCGACGCAGCTCTCGAGAGCTACCGAAACACGGGATACAACGAAATCAGTGTGCTGTCACTATCGAGCAGTGACTATCCGCATTTTGAACCTTTGATCCGCCGTCTCCATGACGTTTTTCGGCCGCTCGGTGTCAACATCACCGTTCCAAGTCTCCGGGTCAACGATCAGTTGCGCAGTCTACCTGAGTTGATTGGCAGCGATCGACGCCGATCCTTGACGCTGGCACCGGAAGTTGCCCGCGATGACATGCGTGAGCAGATTCGCAAAAAAATTAAGAATAGCGATCTCATCGACGGGTGTCGGGCGGCGTTTCAAAATGGATTTGAAAGCGTCAAGTTGTACTTCATGTGCGGACTGCCAGGCGAACGCCAAGTTGACTTGGACGGGATCGTCGACCTCGCCGAAGCCATCGCTACGGTTGGCAAGGAGGTTAACGGGCGCAACGCCCGAGTGACCGCGAGCGTTTCTAATTTCGTCCCCAAGGCTCACACGCCCTACCAGTGGAACGGGATGCAATCGCGAGAGTATTTTCAATGGGCACATCAGTATCTGTACAGCCGACGCCAGATCCGTAGCGTGAACATCAAGTGCCACGACATTGAAACAAGTCTGCTCGAAGGCGTGCTCAGCCGGGGCGACCGCCGCACCGGAAAAGCAATCCGATTGGCTTGGGAACGCGGTGCCCGCATGGACGGCTGGACCGAACACCTTGATCCGCAGCGTTGGTGGACCGCGATCGCCGATGCGGGACTCGATGTCGACGCCATCGTGCATCAGAAATACGAACTGCTTCACAAACTCCCCTGGGACCACGTCAACGTAAAGTTCGGTCGGGCCTACCTGGAAAAAGAACAGACCCGCGCCAATATCCAACTCGCCGACATGGCCGGAGCGGTATAA
- the nirD gene encoding nitrite reductase small subunit NirD, whose amino-acid sequence MSEYESVGKVSDFEENVGRAVAVKNRMVAIFRKGDQWYAIDDMCPHMGASLAEGYVEENTVTCPWHAWRFCIVDGTWEDNPRTKVDCFDIKVENGQVWVREKSGD is encoded by the coding sequence ATGAGCGAGTACGAGAGCGTCGGGAAAGTCAGTGATTTCGAAGAGAACGTGGGGCGTGCCGTCGCAGTCAAAAATCGCATGGTGGCGATCTTTCGTAAGGGCGACCAGTGGTATGCGATTGACGACATGTGCCCGCATATGGGGGCATCGTTAGCGGAAGGTTATGTCGAGGAGAATACGGTCACCTGCCCGTGGCATGCGTGGCGTTTCTGCATTGTCGATGGCACCTGGGAGGACAATCCACGCACCAAAGTCGATTGTTTTGATATCAAGGTCGAGAACGGCCAGGTCTGGGTACGCGAAAAAAGCGGTGACTAG
- a CDS encoding cytochrome c has protein sequence MRHHLPLLPLMLAVWGLVVIAVSPAQAQTQRARPPQFDDAVTSRIFFSEMSTAFRGDRPTLSSLRELHAATAIAQSEAAATEDSAASGHGWNKLISPLSLEDEVKRVKLKFDAGLTTPGAFNSGGYQDARLNLSILASLFAVISEYSGDVRWKSDAKTARDLVAKTARNCAAGSTPVFNEAQLRKADLQDLVSGAGLTAAKTSDQENDWSMIVDRSPLMEYCQLLVDQLSDQSNDAATAAENVDKLRKNAELLAMVGEVLTKDGMDDSEDDDYATLSHEMSTAALSVVSAIERQDFEAVRGGVGKITQSCANCHEQYR, from the coding sequence ATGCGTCACCATCTGCCTCTATTACCCCTGATGCTGGCCGTTTGGGGATTGGTTGTGATCGCGGTGAGCCCCGCTCAGGCGCAGACACAGCGGGCACGTCCACCACAGTTCGACGACGCCGTCACATCCCGCATCTTTTTCTCCGAGATGTCGACTGCGTTTCGGGGCGACCGACCAACCTTATCGAGCCTGCGTGAACTTCATGCGGCAACCGCGATCGCGCAGTCTGAAGCTGCCGCCACCGAGGACAGCGCAGCGAGTGGCCACGGCTGGAACAAACTCATTTCGCCCCTCTCACTCGAAGATGAGGTCAAACGAGTCAAGTTAAAGTTTGATGCAGGATTGACCACGCCGGGCGCGTTCAACAGTGGCGGATATCAGGACGCACGGTTAAATCTCTCGATCCTGGCGTCGCTGTTCGCAGTCATCTCCGAATACTCAGGCGATGTCAGATGGAAATCGGACGCGAAAACAGCCCGAGACCTGGTCGCCAAGACGGCCCGCAATTGCGCCGCCGGATCCACTCCCGTGTTCAACGAAGCGCAACTCCGCAAAGCTGACCTGCAGGACCTCGTATCGGGGGCGGGCTTAACCGCAGCCAAGACGAGCGACCAAGAAAATGATTGGTCCATGATCGTTGATCGTTCGCCGCTCATGGAATACTGTCAGCTATTGGTTGATCAGCTCAGCGACCAGTCCAATGACGCTGCGACGGCCGCGGAAAATGTCGACAAACTACGCAAGAATGCGGAATTGCTAGCAATGGTCGGCGAAGTATTGACCAAAGACGGCATGGACGACTCCGAGGACGACGACTACGCCACACTGAGCCATGAGATGAGTACGGCCGCACTCTCAGTGGTGTCGGCAATTGAGCGGCAAGATTTCGAGGCGGTGCGAGGTGGAGTTGGTAAGATCACCCAATCTTGCGCTAACTGCCACGAGCAATATCGCTAG
- a CDS encoding bis(5'-nucleosyl)-tetraphosphatase, with the protein MEVPMPIPKKSPVRAAGVLLLTQEPQPRFLLMRHPDRWDLPKGHCDGKESYLETAQREMQEETGLDSKICQFDDRFRFDLNYDVTYRKYPGKVFAKKVRYFLARLPAAVRIEVSEHDAYEWFAWSPPHQIQSQTIDPLLAAVAAHLADGS; encoded by the coding sequence ATGGAGGTGCCGATGCCGATACCGAAGAAGTCCCCCGTCCGCGCGGCAGGTGTTCTGCTGTTGACTCAGGAGCCCCAACCCCGATTTTTGCTCATGAGGCACCCCGATCGGTGGGATCTGCCGAAGGGGCATTGCGACGGCAAAGAATCGTACTTGGAAACTGCCCAACGAGAAATGCAGGAGGAAACGGGTCTCGATTCTAAAATATGTCAATTCGACGATCGCTTTCGTTTTGACCTCAACTATGACGTGACTTACCGCAAATATCCCGGCAAAGTTTTCGCCAAGAAGGTGAGGTACTTTTTGGCACGCCTGCCTGCTGCTGTTAGAATTGAAGTCAGCGAGCACGATGCCTACGAGTGGTTCGCTTGGTCACCACCTCATCAAATTCAATCGCAAACAATCGATCCGCTACTCGCAGCGGTAGCCGCACACCTAGCTGATGGTAGTTAG
- a CDS encoding cob(I)yrinic acid a,c-diamide adenosyltransferase, translating into MKIYTRTGDAGTTGLFGGPRVRKDHARIEAYGTVDELNASLGCIRSTLGDECARRAGDVATTKSLQQFDDCFALVQHELFSLGAELASPRPDEFHLRVIGAEHIERLERWIDHSESRLPPLKEFILPGGSSLTAQIHVGRAVCRRSERRVITLAESAGLEAPISPEVVIYLNRLSDWLFVASRDVNRILGHVDQAWVKPKSSGKS; encoded by the coding sequence ATGAAAATTTACACACGTACCGGCGACGCTGGCACCACCGGGTTGTTCGGTGGGCCCCGCGTGCGCAAGGACCATGCGCGGATTGAGGCCTATGGGACGGTGGACGAACTCAACGCCAGTTTGGGCTGCATCCGCAGTACATTGGGTGATGAATGTGCGAGACGGGCTGGAGACGTCGCGACGACGAAATCCCTGCAGCAATTCGACGATTGCTTTGCCCTTGTCCAGCACGAGCTGTTTTCGCTGGGAGCTGAGCTCGCATCGCCCCGTCCTGACGAGTTCCATTTACGGGTCATCGGAGCTGAGCATATCGAACGGCTCGAACGGTGGATCGATCATTCGGAAAGTCGCCTGCCACCACTCAAGGAATTCATTCTACCGGGCGGTTCGTCACTGACGGCGCAGATTCACGTTGGGCGTGCGGTCTGCCGTCGCAGTGAACGCCGAGTGATCACGTTAGCGGAATCCGCTGGTCTCGAAGCACCGATCAGTCCCGAAGTCGTCATCTACTTAAATCGCTTGAGTGATTGGCTGTTTGTCGCCTCGCGGGACGTCAATCGCATTCTCGGGCATGTGGATCAAGCTTGGGTGAAGCCAAAATCAAGCGGAAAGTCTTAA
- a CDS encoding P-II family nitrogen regulator yields MKKVEAIVRHFKLEDVKNALTEQGIQGMTVSEVRGFGRQKGHTEIYRGTEYAIDFVPKVKIEVVCTSENLQTVIDAILQTAQTGQIGDGKIFVTDLEDSIRIRTGERGEEAL; encoded by the coding sequence GTGAAAAAAGTCGAAGCAATCGTTCGCCACTTTAAACTTGAAGACGTTAAAAATGCGTTGACCGAGCAAGGCATCCAGGGCATGACCGTCAGCGAAGTCCGCGGGTTTGGTCGTCAAAAGGGGCACACGGAAATTTATCGTGGCACGGAGTACGCCATTGATTTTGTCCCGAAAGTCAAGATCGAAGTGGTTTGCACCAGTGAAAATTTGCAAACCGTGATTGATGCGATTTTGCAAACCGCACAAACCGGACAAATCGGCGACGGAAAGATTTTCGTGACCGATCTGGAAGACTCGATCCGGATTCGCACCGGTGAGCGGGGCGAAGAGGCGCTGTAG
- the glnD gene encoding [protein-PII] uridylyltransferase, giving the protein MRYRDQLSEGRARLDVRFHAGLPSVQTATAFSDLYDQIVSAVFADALQHAESAGVNPRHLSRFALVAHGGYGRGDLSPYSDADLMLLVPRTAIAAATPVAGALVRDLADAGMDVGFSVRSPSEATSLAWSDPKIYTSLTESRLLCGNESKYRGFFDSFRSGAKRRWKTLNKKVIRARLEERHRWGETIYLLRPNVKRSRGGLRDIQLVRWLGFATHGQTDLTQLHRLGALSSEDLQTLLRANGFLLRLRHELHFRTGRSQDVLDRPTQMEIARDWGYQGQTGVLPVEDFMQDYFEHTRSVRYVSGFFDDNVRAHSRTAMAVERILSRRVDDSIRVGPTQIWVEPKDLDAFAASLPDVLRLMQLANENQRWIAHPTWQAIRQTMLERPPSPPDPASVQAFLGLLSQPGQLAPLLRRLHELRIIEQLIPAMRRCRGLLQFNAYHKFTVDAHCLGAVEAVTDFAEQDSVMGRRYSRIKDKTLLHLALLIHDLGKGYDEDHSEVGFRIAGEVGDALGLEANQKETLQWLIHKHLLMTTVAFRHDLNDPDVVHGFAAEVGSVRRLELLLVHSVADLIAVGPDVLTDWKMNLIEDLYIRTRRYFETGNLPGENDPELDSQRDEIVGLVQAKSSDESAVELVKDLPLSLLRHRSSREIADELVEVGRWLEQDQGCFCAGLVASDGSEVRYNVVVRQGDRRIGTFARITSALYACGLTIFRASIETVGEDLLWDSFWVSDPDYVNAPPPHRIENVCRVIRSALDNPEAPLPAARKVWKSKDDSEPASVLLLPTKIIFDNDTFDHQTILSLFTYDRPGLLADVTTVLAAHEVSIQFAKIDTHLDQIADVFYITDASSQPILDAEYQQRIREAMLEVLNRSAA; this is encoded by the coding sequence ATGCGATATCGGGATCAGCTCAGCGAGGGGCGTGCTCGGCTCGACGTTCGATTCCATGCTGGCTTGCCGAGTGTTCAAACGGCCACAGCGTTTAGCGATTTGTATGATCAGATCGTCTCGGCTGTCTTTGCCGATGCATTGCAGCACGCTGAATCAGCCGGGGTCAATCCACGCCACTTATCTCGATTTGCCCTCGTGGCTCATGGGGGCTACGGGCGCGGGGATCTGTCGCCGTACAGCGACGCGGACCTCATGCTGCTGGTGCCGCGGACTGCGATTGCTGCTGCGACCCCGGTGGCCGGTGCTTTGGTGCGAGATTTAGCCGACGCGGGTATGGATGTCGGTTTTTCGGTGCGCTCGCCCTCAGAGGCGACGTCGTTGGCTTGGTCGGATCCCAAAATCTACACCTCGCTAACAGAGTCTCGTTTGTTATGCGGAAACGAGTCGAAGTATCGCGGCTTCTTTGATTCATTTCGCAGCGGTGCGAAGCGGCGTTGGAAGACACTCAACAAGAAGGTGATTCGGGCCCGGCTTGAAGAACGGCATCGCTGGGGGGAAACGATCTATCTGCTCCGGCCCAATGTAAAACGCTCGCGAGGCGGTCTGCGCGACATCCAGTTGGTTCGTTGGCTGGGCTTTGCGACCCATGGTCAAACGGATTTGACTCAACTGCACCGACTCGGTGCGCTCTCGAGCGAAGACCTTCAGACGTTGCTCCGGGCCAATGGCTTTCTGCTGAGACTGCGCCACGAGTTGCACTTTCGGACCGGACGCAGCCAAGACGTTCTGGATCGGCCCACGCAGATGGAGATTGCTCGCGACTGGGGTTATCAAGGGCAAACCGGGGTGCTGCCCGTCGAGGATTTCATGCAAGATTATTTTGAGCACACCCGCTCGGTGCGGTACGTCTCGGGATTCTTCGATGACAATGTTCGCGCGCACTCCCGCACCGCCATGGCAGTGGAGCGGATCTTGTCGCGCCGGGTAGACGACAGCATCCGCGTGGGGCCGACCCAGATCTGGGTTGAGCCCAAGGATCTCGACGCCTTTGCAGCGAGTTTGCCGGACGTGCTGCGTTTAATGCAGTTGGCCAATGAAAATCAGCGATGGATCGCCCATCCGACTTGGCAAGCAATCCGGCAGACGATGCTCGAGCGTCCGCCAAGCCCGCCTGATCCGGCGAGTGTGCAGGCGTTCTTGGGTCTACTCAGCCAGCCCGGGCAGCTCGCCCCGCTGCTGCGTCGACTGCATGAGCTGCGGATTATCGAGCAACTGATTCCCGCCATGCGGCGATGTCGCGGACTGTTGCAGTTCAACGCCTACCATAAATTTACGGTCGATGCTCATTGTCTCGGAGCCGTCGAAGCCGTTACGGACTTTGCTGAGCAAGACAGCGTCATGGGCCGGCGATACTCGCGCATCAAAGACAAAACTCTCCTGCACTTGGCGTTGCTGATCCATGATCTCGGCAAAGGGTACGACGAAGATCATAGCGAAGTCGGGTTTCGAATTGCCGGCGAGGTGGGTGACGCACTCGGGCTCGAAGCGAACCAAAAGGAGACCCTGCAGTGGCTAATTCATAAGCACCTGTTGATGACGACGGTTGCCTTTCGCCACGATCTCAACGATCCCGATGTGGTGCATGGCTTTGCCGCGGAGGTCGGCTCGGTGCGACGACTCGAATTATTGCTCGTACATAGTGTCGCCGACCTCATCGCGGTGGGCCCAGATGTGCTGACGGATTGGAAGATGAATCTCATTGAGGATCTTTATATCCGCACCCGTCGATACTTCGAAACTGGCAATCTTCCGGGTGAGAATGATCCAGAGCTCGATTCGCAACGCGACGAGATTGTCGGGCTGGTCCAGGCCAAGAGCAGTGATGAGTCGGCCGTCGAGCTCGTCAAAGATTTACCCCTGTCGTTGCTTCGCCACCGCAGTAGCCGCGAGATTGCCGATGAACTGGTCGAGGTGGGTAGATGGTTGGAACAGGACCAAGGCTGCTTCTGTGCCGGGTTGGTGGCATCCGATGGAAGTGAGGTTCGCTACAACGTCGTCGTTCGGCAAGGTGATCGTCGCATCGGTACTTTTGCGCGAATCACCAGTGCACTCTACGCCTGCGGATTGACCATTTTTCGCGCGAGTATTGAGACCGTTGGGGAAGATTTGTTGTGGGACTCCTTTTGGGTTAGCGACCCGGATTATGTCAACGCACCGCCACCGCATCGTATCGAAAACGTATGCCGTGTGATCCGTAGCGCGCTCGATAATCCAGAGGCGCCGCTACCGGCGGCGCGAAAGGTTTGGAAATCAAAGGACGATAGCGAGCCTGCGAGTGTGCTTCTGCTGCCCACAAAAATCATCTTTGACAATGATACCTTTGACCACCAGACCATCCTCTCGCTGTTCACCTATGACCGCCCCGGTTTGCTGGCCGATGTTACCACTGTCCTGGCCGCACATGAGGTCTCCATACAATTTGCGAAAATTGATACCCATCTGGATCAGATCGCAGACGTGTTCTACATCACCGACGCCTCGTCCCAACCGATCCTCGATGCCGAATATCAGCAGCGTATTCGTGAGGCGATGCTAGAAGTGCTCAATCGCTCGGCGGCGTAA
- a CDS encoding GMC family oxidoreductase — translation MRPSQTMHDIIESISLNDIPPCLEGDVILGGGVCGCLLAHELLVRSDRPVWIIEAGGRQDENSLDRLRPARWLHLLGSTDDDSHLTQPNESLAGRAITWPRGRGLGGSGRINAMIWVPPRAQDFQCLEHAGLNLDAMQIAWQRANELFAVESPRYLSPSSQHLLATLQEHPELGEFAAYPRINRCGQRWTTEQLLLDVRERDPSIASRLGCVHAGVQRLNITRGSLNSLTLRNAHQEREIRLSSGTRVVCCMGALGTPGLLVRSGIGDPELISRVGLTPLVDLPAVGRNLHDHLIMPVVYERDLPAFLPGAPTDQDIEQWEQTGAGPLASNIAECGGFDLDATFQCHVTPTDYLRYPHHTAACATTLGVQLTRPQSRGWMEPIRHADHVQLHIHSQYMTEPADKAKLLDGVGWIRKLADVLTQQGVLGTERVPGRRRSDDARLLAAIARYAQTLYHPGGTCQIGNNSEGAVTYPDFQVPGVAGLSIVDASLLPEPTTGNPTALLAMLACYAAERLSTSSIASRIRC, via the coding sequence ATGCGTCCCTCCCAGACCATGCACGACATCATCGAATCCATTTCGCTTAACGACATCCCACCATGCCTGGAAGGCGATGTGATTCTCGGCGGTGGCGTATGCGGCTGCCTACTCGCCCACGAATTGCTTGTGCGAAGCGACCGCCCGGTTTGGATCATTGAGGCTGGCGGGCGGCAGGACGAGAATTCACTCGACCGCCTTCGACCAGCGAGATGGCTACACCTGCTCGGCTCGACCGACGACGACTCTCACCTCACCCAGCCCAATGAGTCACTCGCTGGACGCGCAATCACTTGGCCGCGGGGCCGTGGCCTGGGCGGCAGCGGACGCATCAATGCGATGATCTGGGTACCACCTCGTGCGCAGGACTTTCAATGCTTAGAGCATGCGGGACTGAACCTCGATGCTATGCAAATCGCTTGGCAGCGGGCGAATGAGTTATTTGCCGTTGAATCTCCACGCTACCTCAGCCCCTCGTCGCAACACCTCTTAGCCACCCTCCAGGAGCACCCGGAACTAGGGGAGTTCGCTGCCTACCCGCGAATCAATCGCTGCGGTCAACGTTGGACCACCGAACAACTGCTACTTGATGTGAGGGAACGCGATCCGAGCATCGCCTCGCGATTGGGCTGCGTCCACGCTGGGGTCCAGCGTCTGAACATCACACGCGGCAGTTTGAACAGCCTAACTCTTCGGAATGCTCACCAAGAGCGTGAGATTCGGTTGAGCAGCGGAACGCGAGTCGTTTGTTGCATGGGGGCGTTGGGGACACCGGGACTACTGGTTCGTAGTGGTATTGGCGACCCGGAGTTAATTTCCCGGGTTGGCTTGACACCGCTTGTCGATCTACCTGCTGTGGGTCGGAACCTGCACGATCATTTAATCATGCCAGTCGTTTATGAGCGCGATCTGCCCGCCTTCTTGCCTGGGGCGCCGACCGACCAGGATATTGAGCAGTGGGAACAGACTGGCGCCGGCCCCTTGGCGTCCAACATCGCAGAGTGCGGTGGTTTTGATCTCGATGCCACGTTCCAATGTCACGTCACACCGACAGACTACCTGCGATACCCCCACCACACCGCTGCCTGCGCGACGACCCTCGGCGTGCAATTGACTCGCCCCCAGTCTCGCGGATGGATGGAGCCCATCCGCCACGCCGATCATGTTCAGCTGCATATCCACAGCCAATACATGACCGAACCCGCGGATAAAGCGAAGCTTCTCGACGGCGTTGGCTGGATCCGTAAGCTAGCCGACGTGCTCACACAACAGGGTGTGCTTGGTACCGAGCGAGTTCCGGGCCGGCGGCGGAGTGACGACGCACGCCTGCTGGCAGCGATCGCTCGCTACGCGCAGACGCTGTACCATCCCGGCGGAACCTGCCAGATCGGCAACAATAGCGAGGGTGCTGTCACTTATCCGGACTTTCAGGTGCCTGGCGTGGCAGGCTTGTCGATCGTGGACGCATCACTGCTGCCTGAACCGACTACCGGGAACCCGACGGCGTTACTCGCGATGCTGGCTTGTTACGCCGCCGAGCGATTGAGCACTTCTAGCATCGCCTCACGAATACGCTGCTGA